One segment of Marvinbryantia formatexigens DSM 14469 DNA contains the following:
- a CDS encoding Rrf2 family transcriptional regulator, translating to MQITSRFTVAIHTMLCIAHYEGKKKMTSAALAGSTGADATIIRRLLGQLQTAGYVKVNAGVGGAHLIKPLKDITLLDLFRAVDAETRNLFRFYENPDCVCPVGNNIHSVLDGHLCEVQQAMYNKMQEINLQTLYEEIEPLLSKDGENLSS from the coding sequence ATGCAGATTACATCGAGATTTACGGTCGCAATACACACTATGCTCTGTATTGCCCATTATGAAGGGAAAAAGAAAATGACCTCCGCCGCTCTTGCCGGCAGCACGGGCGCGGACGCAACGATTATCCGTCGTCTGCTTGGCCAGCTCCAGACTGCCGGATATGTAAAGGTAAACGCCGGGGTGGGCGGCGCCCATCTGATAAAGCCATTAAAAGACATCACGCTGCTGGACCTCTTCCGGGCTGTCGATGCCGAAACCAGGAATCTCTTCCGGTTCTACGAAAATCCGGACTGCGTCTGTCCCGTCGGAAACAATATCCATTCCGTCCTGGACGGACATCTGTGCGAAGTCCAGCAGGCAATGTACAACAAAATGCAGGAAATCAACCTGCAGACGCTTTATGAAGAAATTGAGCCCCTTCTAAGCAAAGATGGGGAAAATTTATCGTCATGA